From the Zymoseptoria tritici IPO323 chromosome 2, whole genome shotgun sequence genome, the window CGCCTGGATCTGCTCCGCGCGAACCTCACTCTCTCGGTGTTTGGCGCCACGACGGGAGTTGTTCTACCCATCGCGTTCAGCTACCTACTTCTCTACCTCGGGTTCGGATATGGAGCCGTGGAAACGTTCATCATCGGGGCGGCGCTCTCGGCGACGAGCCTGGGTACAACATTCGCCGTGATTTCAGGGGCGTCAAAGGACGTCGACTTGGCCAACACTCGTGTCGGAGCCATCCTCGTCAGCGCCGCGGTCATCGACGATGTCACCGGCCTGGTCATGTCAAGTGTGATTCATGATCTAGGAGACCTGCAGTCCGGCGGTACGGGTCTCGGATGGCTAATCGGACGACCCATCCTCGCGTCCGCGTTGATGGCAATCCTGACTCCCGTATTGTCCAAGTGGGTCTTTGCTCCCCTTTTCCGAAAAGTCATCGAGCCTTATTTCCATCGCTTTGACCATctcttcaacatcatcttcatgattctcgtcctctccgcctTTCTTTCCATCGCAGCGTACGCTGGAACATCAGTCCTCTTCGGCGCTTTTCTCGCCGGATCGTTCCTCACCTACCTACCATCTCGACATCCAGATGGACCATTCGTGGTGCTAAGTCGAGAGCAAGGGGAGCGAGAGAAGGGCAAGAGTCCCACCTTTGTGCACACGTTCGAGTACTACTGTCTCGACTTCCAGACATATGTTCTGGAGCCGCTCTTTTTCGCGAGCATCGGGTTCGCGATTCCGTTCTTGGATCTCTGGACGGGGAAGGCGATTTGGAGAGGTGTCGTGTATACCCTTCTCATGCTGGTCGCGAAGGCTTTGGTTGGAGTCTGGATTCTCATCTGGACCGCCGCGAAGCGATCGACAGCCGGCGAAGGTAGCCGCGGGAAGGGAAACGGGAAGGGCAGATCGACgagtgatgaggaagagggcaAAGGACTGGGCAGACGATCATCCAGAGATGACACAGAAATCTCTGTGGAGAGCGGACACTCGTCGGGACTCAAGGCCGCTGTCTCGCCGGCCATACTGCTGGGAATGGCCATGGTCGCGAGAGGCGAGATTGGGCTTCTCATCGTGGAGATTGGCTATAACAACACGGACTATGTCTCGAACGACGGATTCGTGACTGCCGTGTGGGCGATTCTGCTGAACACCATCTTGGGACCTATTGCTGTCGGGTTGATGGTCAAGTATAAAGCCAAGGACATCGCGACAGGCGTGTGGGGTCTTGTGCCGAAGCAGGGCGAAGAGGAATCTACGCAAAGTGGGCATGATGATAGCAGGGCGACCGAGTGAGACGATACCAGATAGAACTTTTAGAATTGGTGATATGCTTCTACATCGAGTTGAATAGCACCGCATAGCTCACGTGTGTGCAAGACGTGGACGGCCCGTTCGCCAACCAAAATTGTTTGATATCTGAGAAGTGGAGTAGCAGCTTTCTGAATCGCAGCTATCAAGACGTTCTATGCAGGAGGTTCCCATCTGTCTAGCTTTCCTCTGGTATAGGTACACAGTCAAAATTCACTCATTCGACACCACCGACGTTCTTACACACTCGTCTTTCTTTTCGTACAAAAACGTCAACCTCATCGCTTGACCTCCCTTCCACCTCCATTACCGCCCAACAAATCAAGCGCGCGACGGATATGCGGGTTGACCACGCGGGGCTTCATTTTATGAGGGATTCAGAGCTTAGCTCCGACGAGCTTAGCCCAGTGCTCAGTGCTGAAAGACTTGGGCCTCTCAATTGGGGCGCCGACGGCGCGGTCGATGATGAGCTGTGGCAGGACACCGATAGCACGGCTGACGCCGAAGAGGACGGTGTAGAAGTTCTGCTCGGTGAGACCGTAGTATTGGAGAAGCACACCAGAGTGGGCGTCAACGTTGGGGTATGGGTTCTTAGTCTTTCCATGCTCGGTGAGAACACCGGGAGCAATCTTGTAGACTTGCGAGACGAGCTTGAACATTGGGTCATCAGGAAGGTGCTTGAGGGCGAACTCGCGCTGGGAGACGTAGCGAGGGTCGGTCTTGCGGAGCACGGCGTGGCCGTATCCGGGCACGACACGGCCAGACTTGAGGGTGTCCCAGAGATACTTGGTGATGTTCTCGTCGGAGAGATCAGATCCAACCGATTTCTTCATCTCCTGGAGCCAGTTGAGGACCTCCTGGTTGGCGAGACCGTGAAGTGGGCCAGCGAGACCGTTCAGACCAGCGGCGAGCGAGAGCATGGGCGAGCTGAGAGCAGAGCCGACCAGGTGGGTAGTGTGGGCAGAGACGTTACCACCCTCGTGATCGGTGTGGATGGTCAGGTAGAGACGCATGAGCTCGACAAAGTCAGAGTTCTCGGCGAATCCGAGGAGGTTGGCCAAGTTGTAGCCGTAGTCCTTGTCCTTCTGGATGGCTGGGACCTTGCCGTCCTTGTAGACGTTGCGGTAGATGCGGGCGGCAATGGTGGGCAGCTTGGCGATGAGATCCATGCTGTCCTCGAAGGTGTGCTCCCAGTACTCGGCCTTCTTGATGCCGCGAGCGTAGGCCTTGGCGAATGCAGACTCGTGCTCGAGAGCGGTGACGGCGAGAGAGAACTGAGCCATTGGATGAAGGTCGGATGGGCAGCGGTCGAGGAGCTCGGTGACGAACGAGGGGACCTCAGCGCGGGCGGCCCACTCAGCGGACAGATCGCGGACCTGCTGCTCAGATGGGACCTCACCGGTCAAGAGAAGCCAGAAGAGACCTTCTGGGAGAGGCTCCTGACCACCGGGCGCCTTTGGCAGAATTTCCTGGCATTCTGGGATGGTGCGGCCACGGAAGCGGATACCCTCCTCGGAGTCGAGGACTGAACCCTCCCAGACGAGCGACTTGATACCACGCGCACCACCGTAGACCTGGTCGAGGGTGACCTCGCCGACCACCTTGTGTCCATGCTCTTTCCTCAGCTTCTTGATCTGATCAATCTTCTCCGGCAAGCTCGCAGCGAAGGTCTCCTTCAGGGACTAGGGAGAGGCATGAATTAGCTATAGCTCGATGGGAAGCTCCTTATTCCTCGACCGCAGCTTTGACAGCTCTGTCAACAGCGATGGTGCCATTGATGAGGCACGATATGTGGTCTCCTGAGAGCTAACAAGTTGAACGTACTGCGCTTTTGCTGGATGAAGCATATGTGCGGCTGGCATTGAGGGCGGAGCGCTGGGTCCAGGTGGATGGGGCAGCCATGGATCGGCGGAGCGCCTGTCGCGAGACGCTGTTGATGGCCATCTTGGAGGATGATGTgcgggaggatggaggatgaTATGTGTGAGAGAGGGGATTGGAGAGTAGAGGATTGTTCAGATTCAGAGCTGCGACAAGCTGAACTGCAGTTGAGACAAAAACGCTGTATCAGACCGAGTTCGGGCCATTCCGGGCGCGGACGCCGCGGAGGTTTGTCTCGGGAGTCGGGAAGTCTCGTCTCAATCCCGCCCTTGGGAAATCCTTTCGCTTGATTTCCACCTTTTCCAAGCACGACCTTCGACCTTTCTTCACACCTCTCATCATCCACGACATTCTCGACCATCACCCTTCGGACTCCCCAGGGCATCATCTCCGACCCGAGCGACATCTCATCCGATACATCATCTCTGGTAATATCTGCCCCTGCTGCTTCTCGCGCTCGTGTAGCTTTTGCCCGACCACCGTGAGCCTTGACCGCGCGCACCCCTCCTCGGCCGTGAAGAGCATAAGATCGCAGTACAGAGACCGGGGTCCTCGCCTAGGAATCAGAGCGACTTGTTCTTGATCATCACGTGCCGTCATTTGGCATCGTCCCGTTGCACGCGCTGTTCCAATCTCATCTCTTCTTGCCTCTGAGCAGAACGCAGTAGCATCCGCGACTTCCTCTTGGCGCCATAGACCGGAAGTGAAGAGCGAGCCTTAGAGACCATTTGCAGCAGCGACTGTCAGCCTGTGCATCACCGGAACACCTCACTGGAAAGTGCGAACCACGTGCTCGTGCAAAAGCAAGGCACATTCACTCTTTACCTTCTTCTCGTGGACGTGACGAGCACTTCACCGACACAGAACATCAAGCAAGCGCAGTAGCCACTTCGGACCAACTTTACTGACTGTCGCGCTGTAGTCACAGTGAGAATCTGTAGACCTTTGACCACGGCCTTCATCCCACAAGGTCAGGAGTAGCGCGTAGCAGCCAGAACAACTTCCGCCAGGAGCACTCGACCGGAGCGTAGAGTAGACTTCGCCATGGCAGTCCCGTCCGTAAACGAGCTCGATGGTTTGCTCTCATCTTTGAACCAGCTGAAGCCTCCCGGAGCCAGCAAAACGAAAATCTCGACCATCACCGCAATCTGCGTCCAGAACATCAAGGTAAGCTACCGATGCCGCGGATGCTCAACGACTCTTTTCACCTCACCGCTCAACGAATCAGGCCACTGACACTTGATTCATAGTCCGAATCTGCCATCGTACAGTCCTTCTACCGCGCACTCAAGAAAGCTCCCTCCACCCACAAACTCGGCGCCCTGTACGTGATCGATAGCGTTGTGCGCCAATGGATTGAAAAGGCCAAGGCGGCAAAACAGGACTTGCacgtcgaaggaagaggagaaccAGGCACATACCCCGCCGCAGTAAAACGAGTCACCGAACTCATGCCGGCTCTTTTTGACGACATCATGAAGGGCGTCCCGGAAGACCAGAAGCCAAAGTTGACCAACATGATCACCATCTGGGAACGTGGCAACACTTTCCCCAAGGACATGCTCGCTGAGTTTAAGAACAAGGTGAGCGGCTCGTCAGGTCCAGTATCTGCTACATCTGTCAATGGAGCCTCTACCGTCGTGCCTCGTAAGGGAGATGCGGATCGTGTTGAGCACGCGTCGGGTGAGAAGTATGCGGCTCCGATGCCGACTAGACCCATCAATACACCGATTGGAACTCCACCGCGTCACGTGTATGACCAAGGCTTGCTTCCTGGAAGACAGGCTCCGTCGACCTCGAACGGAATAGCTGCTGCACCGCCGCTCACCATGTCGACTCAGTTCCAGTCCCAGCCTCAGCCACAGCCTCAAGCTTTCCAACAGGCGCCACAGATGCAAGCTGCACCCGCGTCTGACGTGAATAGCATTCTGGCTGCGTTATCGAGGGCTGCACCAGCTGCTCCAACGCCTTCATTCTCTGCCGCTCCTCCAATGGCAGTGGCACCTCCACCACAAGCACAGATGCCAAACCAGTTTGGTGGGTTCTTCGGACAACCTCCTCAAACACAGGCAACGCAATATGCTCAGCCTACATCCTCCGCGCCGCCACCGCACACTGCTTTTCCACCACCACAGGCGTATCCAGGATATGGAGGCTACCACCCACCCCAGCCACCACCGTCCGTTCCGCAGCAGTATTCCTTCCAACCGCCACCACAGCAAGCACCGCCTCCGCAGTCCGATCCACTTGCGCAGCTCCGCGGTTTCCTCCCAGAGAACATCATCAACGATCATCAAAAGCTCATTCCTGCGCTGCAGCTGTTGCAAGATCTTCAGAAGGATGGCGTGTCACCAGACAAATGGGGCCCTGTCCTGAAGGCTTTCGAAGAGCAATACCAGCCTGCGGGACCACCTGCACCAGCGTTTGCTCCTCCGCCAGACTACGGTCGAGGCCGTGGTCGCAGCAGGAGCCCACAgagaggcggcggtggcCGAGGGAGCCCGGTATATGGCTCATACGATGCCAGCGTGGCGCAGAAGCATGGCGGCGACTACAACGACTCTCGTGGGGCCAATGGGAACGGAGGTGGTCGTGGAGGACGATTCAGGCAGCGCTCACCGATGCGGAACAGTCCCGGACCAGCTGGCACGGGCGGCATGCAACCCAAGATCATCGGCTTTGACAACAGCTTGCCGCCAAACAACATCAAAGTGCTATCGCGCACCCTCTTCGTGGGTGGTGCAAACGGCACGCAGCCCGAAATCCAAGAGCTCTTCGAGCGCTTCGGAAAAGTGCAGACGTGCATCGCAAACCGCGACAAGCGCCACGCATTCGTGAAGATGACGACTCGCGCACACGCACTCTCTGCCAAAGCCACTATGGAGGAGATGCAATCCCGCAACGACAAAGACGTGATGAATGTCGCTCGCCAGACCAAGTGGGGCGTCGGCTTCGGTCCGCGCGAGTGCTGCGACTACGCGAGGGGTGAGAGTATTATTCCCATCCACAAGCTTACCGAGGCGGACATGAAGTGGCTACTGACTGCCGAGTATGGTGGTACTGGCGGCAAATCATTGGAAGGTGGGATGGTGCTCGAGGAGCCGGACATTGAGATCGGTGCGGGAGTCAGCAGCAAGGCCATGAGTAAGCGCGTTGGGCCAGACCAAGTGCCGTCCAATAAGCGTAACAGGGAGGATCGAGGTGGGCGTCACGGCAAGCACAACaagggtggtggaggaggtggcggcggcggcggtggacgAGATCAAGACTACGGTGGCGGGTACAGTGGTGTCAGTGGTGGACCTCCGCCGCAGTTCGGATACATGGCTCGACCTGAGCCTGTTGCCGTTGCGACGCCGCCAGCTGTGCCAGGCTTCGGCTTCAGCTTGGGTCTGCCGTCAAACTCGCAGAACACTTACCGGTAGTGCGCGTAGGATTGGAGTTCGTGTTCACGGTGGAAAAGCAGTGTTTTTTTGGAGCATAGCGAAGGGATCTTCGATGGTATGGTAGCATGAGGCATGAAAGCGTGGGTTGGCTCTTTGGCCTTGCGTTCTTGTCTTACCCTCCGAACAGTACATTAGCAACCAATGCGCTTCAGCAAACGTATCTTGACTTTTCCGCAGCATTGCGCATCCTCGCGAATTTCGATACAGTTTGCACCCCTCAGTTGCACTGCCTCGAACATGGTACAGGGCACCGGACTACCGGACACGGTTTGCAAGGAGGGAAAAATCAACGCTGACCAGAAACCTAAACAGAACTTTGATGTTCGCAGAATTTCACACGGCGGCGGCCTTGGTTTCCTCAACCCACATGGAAGGCCACTGAAGCTCCACAAATGAGCGAACAAGATGGCCGGAATCGCCTGCTTTTTGCTGCTTCGCGAGGTCATAGACGTGGCAGCAGAACTTCACCATCGATTGCCGGGTAGGTTCGAGTCCCCAGTCTGTCGGCTCGTCTGACTTTATTGAAGCCAGGATGTAACCAAGGGCTCCGTCGAATGATCAAAATGACAGCCCCGCGATGAGAGGAGCCTCGCTTGAGCTGCTCCGATGGTTCCGGTTCTGCAAGGAAGTACAGCGACGTATATTGATCCCGCCGCTCCTCTCCCATTTCTCTTCTACTGTGCAACATCAGCTGCAATTCGAACCTCCAGTGACTCCATCCCAATCCAAAACGAGTCATCAAACATGAAGCTCTCCACGAACCTCTTCTACCTGGCCGCCGCCCTCTTCGCAGGCCAAGTCATGAGCACGCCCGTCGCCGcagctgcagctgcagccgaagccgaagcggGAGAAGTCCAACACCACGATTCCATTCAAGCGCGCTCAATCTGCCATGGAAGTGAGTATTTGCAAGAACATTCAGCTCATGTCCACCGCCGCTAACAATGTGCCATCGCAGAGATCTGCAACAAATGGGGACTGGGTGGTTGCTGCCACGATTCCACCTGCCAGAACAACAGATGCACCTAAAATTGTGCAATATCATGGACCTGCTACTTTTCACCTGGACGGACGATGGATGATGACGATCGAGGACCCGGAACCGGACTTCGAGTTTTCCTCGATGAACGAGTCTCGCGACGCGGTGGGAAAGGTTGGATTCTTCAAGGCGTATCGTCAGTGCAGTGTCTCGGCCGGATGTAAAAGGGTCTCTCCTTGGTTTGTTTTCCTTGGATCACGTTGGCTTTCCGTCGAGTGTGGCTGTCGTTGTTGTGTATGTATGAAGGCGTCACTGTCGTTGTTGATCAATCTGGTATACACTTTGCGCACGACTGTCTCAAAAATTTCCAGTCCACAATGCTTTTCATTCTTCTTGTCGGAGCGCCAGTCGCTCCGTCTTGGTGTTTTTGCCACGGTCAGGTGAGCTGTGTGAAGGCAGAGCGAGGGTCTGCAGTCAGCGACGAAACCAATCCGATGAACAGTGAGTTCGCGTGATTTTCCTGAGTCACCTCGATGGAATTGCTCCCCAGAATCTGACAAGATCTCCCACAGCCGTGGTTTGCCCACCGGCGGAGTGTCGGCGGAGTATCGCACCAGCGACGGCACTAGACCAGCAAAAGCGACTGCACCTATAAGACCTTATCGTCTGTACCTTACTTAGCTTTCTATACACCATGATTAGCTCGATCGCCTTTGCAAGTTTCTCGCCTTTTTCTCGGTCAATCGTAGTACCTTGTGCGAGTGGTCCGACTGTCTCCGAGAAGATCTTGATGTGCAAGCAAGAATTGCGAACATATAATGCCGCTGTCCTTACACCTTCAATCTGCGTCCAGCACCAACACCTCCCAGTCGATCGACTACCCTCGCCTGCAATCCAGGACACCAATACCCACCACTTCAAGCTCATCCGAAACAACATGAATTTCTCCCTGCAACTCATCTGCCTCGTGGCCACCCTGTTCGCGGGCCAAACGTTCGGTGCAGTGCCACTCCAGCCGCGTGCGAACGAATGCGGCGGCGGTCAGTTCATCTCTCGAGATCACCCGGACGGTTTCGCACGATTGCTAACATCGCGATGAAAAGATCCGTGCGGAGACGGCCTCCCTGACTGCTGTGGAGAACTACACTGCAGTGGCGGCGTTTGCCGATAAGCGGTGCAGCACCACCGTTTTCATGGCGATGAATACTGTTGCGGGATTCGCAGAGTTTGGAATGGTCGACGGTTGACTTCGCGATGGATGGATGGCAAGGAACTGGTGCGAATTTATGGATCCTGATCCGCCAGCTCACCTGACGAGATCTTCCAACATCCGTTTGTACATGGCATGCTACCGGCGATCAGATATTTCGGAACGATTGCCCGCATCTCTCTCGTCTCCTGTGCATCAAGTCGGTCAGCTCACCTGTTCTCTGGATCGTCTCGTGCTAGACAAGTCTTGACAGATTTTGTTGAACGTTCGTAGTGAAGAATAACATACCCGAGGTCGACGTCTATCGCCGAGGGAACAGGGCGAAGTGACTGCGGACAGGAGAGTGAGCGGAGCGGGCCGCTGATGGACGATCGAAACTTGTTCGACACTTGACGTTTGAAGCGATGAATGGCGGTGGTCTTTGTCAGCCTCGTCGGACATCGTGATTGTGGATAATGTGACATGGCATGTTGCGCACGATCCACGCGAACGTCGCTTGTTCCCAATGCCGCTTTGCCGTCGTGACTCATTAGAGCATCAACCCATCAATTGCGCGATATCTTCCGGTGGCCACCTCGTCTGAGCAAAGCTAAGACATCGTTTGATGCCTTGAAGCATCTTCCTGGTGACTTCGTCGCTGAGGATATGTGCCTGGTTGCCAGTCTTCTCGGTCTCGTGCAGCTTCTCTCGGGCACTGCGCTCGTGAATACCAACCATGGTGACTCCAATCGGCCAGGCGGCTTTACCAATCGACACTCTCAAGTAAGCATCGTTGGCAGACACGTATCGTTTTGTCTGCGCCAGGTGCACAATTTCCAGAACGGGTGCCAGGAGAACAGACGGAAAATTGTCGGATTCCAGCTTCTTGAACAGCGGCTTGAGGTTGTCTCTTGCAGCGAGGAAGGAATTGAACGCCACTTTTCCAGTCGATGATTCTTTGACTTCTTTGCTCCGTCGTGCCAGTGCTGATTGCCACTCGGAGAGCAGCATGTCGAAGTAGCTTGCCAACTGTCGAAGCAAGAACTTGTGCGCCTCCGGATCTTTAGGGACTGTCTCGGGCACTTTCATGTCTTTCTCCGGAACCAGCTCAAGCGTTGTGGGTATAGGTCCAGTGGTAAGTTTCGGTGCGATTGCTTTCTCGGTAAGCTTACGATACCGCCGTAAGCGTTGCACATGTGTCTCGCcaaagaggaagcgcggcTCATTGAGCTCTTGTAATCGTGTGAGCAGGTCTTCTTCGGACAAATCTTGCTCCCCTTCGTTCAGAGCCGTGCCGTTCTCgccatccttcttcttctcgagctcAGGTAGTCCAAGTCGCTTCCTCCGtgctctctcctcctcctctgcttcttcctctcgATATCGTTTACTCTCTTCTGCCAGCCGTCGCTTCTTTTCTTCGCGAGCCCGCGTCTGCTCggcttcgtcctcttcccgcTTTCGTTTCTTGTCCAATTTCTCCAACCGCGCCCGTTCCAGCTCTTCTTGCTCACGTTGGTAGTCCGCCTGTCTTTGCGCCTCAACCTCTGAACGCTTCAGGTACTTCTTGCCAGCATCTTCTTTGACTGGTCTAGACGAAGACGCAATCTGCGACT encodes:
- the CIT2 gene encoding citrate synthase (citrate (Si)-synthase; (R)-citric synthase; citrate condensing enzyme; citrate oxaloacetate-lyase [(pro-3S)-CH2COO-->acetyl-CoA]; citrate oxaloacetate-lyase, CoA-acetylating; citrate synthetase; citric synthase; citric-condensing enzyme; citrogenase; condensing enzyme; oxaloacetate transacetase; oxalacetic transacetase) — translated: MAINSVSRQALRRSMAAPSTWTQRSALNASRTYASSSKSASLKETFAASLPEKIDQIKKLRKEHGHKVVGEVTLDQVYGGARGIKSLVWEGSVLDSEEGIRFRGRTIPECQEILPKAPGGQEPLPEGLFWLLLTGEVPSEQQVRDLSAEWAARAEVPSFVTELLDRCPSDLHPMAQFSLAVTALEHESAFAKAYARGIKKAEYWEHTFEDSMDLIAKLPTIAARIYRNVYKDGKVPAIQKDKDYGYNLANLLGFAENSDFVELMRLYLTIHTDHEGGNVSAHTTHLVGSALSSPMLSLAAGLNGLAGPLHGLANQEVLNWLQEMKKSVGSDLSDENITKYLWDTLKSGRVVPGYGHAVLRKTDPRYVSQREFALKHLPDDPMFKLVSQVYKIAPGVLTEHGKTKNPYPNVDAHSGVLLQYYGLTEQNFYTVLFGVSRAIGVLPQLIIDRAVGAPIERPKSFSTEHWAKLVGAKL